One stretch of Gambusia affinis linkage group LG05, SWU_Gaff_1.0, whole genome shotgun sequence DNA includes these proteins:
- the LOC122830774 gene encoding secretagogin-like, which yields MESSFDNLDAAGFLEIWQHFDADDNGYIEGKELDEFFRHMMKRLGPQEKATEERVQRLKQRFMSAYDVTADGKLQIRELANMILPEEENFLLVFRREALLDNSVDFMKIWRKYDIDSSGYISAQELKAFLKDLFQQHHKEVSPDKLEEYTDAMMKVFDKNQDGRLDLNDLARILALEENFLLQFQMDASSKEERKRDFEKIFNHYDVSQTGALEGAEVDGFVKDMMGLVRPNLSGPDLDKLRAVLLRHCDVNKDGKIQKNELALCLGVKPTP from the exons ATGGAGAGTTCTTTTGACAACCTGGATGCAGCAGGTTTCTTGGAAATCTGGCAACACTTTGATGCAGATG ATAATGGCTACATTGAGGGTAAAGAGCTGGATGAGTTTTTCCGGCACATGATGAAAAGATTGGGGCCACAG GAGAAAGCCACTGAGGAGAGAGTTCAGCGACTGAAGCAGAGATTCATGTCCGCCTATGATGTGACTGCTGATGGTAAACTACAGATTCGAGAG CTGGCCAACATGATTTTGCCGGAAGAAGAAAACTTCTTGTTAGTTTTCAGAAGAGAAGCTCTACTGGACAACAGCGTTGATTTTATGAAG ATATGGAGGAAGTATGACATCGACTCCAGCGGCTACATATCAGCCCAGGAGCTGAAG GCctttttgaaagatttatttcaGCAGCACCACAAAGAAGTGTCCCCTGATAAACTGGAAGAATACACCGACGCAATG ATGAAAGTATTTGACAAAAACCAGGACGGCCGTTTGGATCTGAATGATTTAGCCAG GATCTTGGCCTTGGAAGAGAACTTTCTGCTTCAGTTCCAGATGGAT GCTTCCAgtaaagaggagaggaagagggactTTGAGAAGATCTTTAACCACTATGATGTT AGTCAGACCGGAGCCTTGGAAGGTGCTGAGGTGGATGGGTTCGTCAAAGACATGATGGGGCTTGTCAGG CCCAACCTGTCGGGCCCTGATCTTGACAAACTGCGAGCCGTTCTGTTGCGTCACTGCGACGTCAACAAGGATGGGAAGATTCAGAAAAACGAGCTGGCTTTATGTCTGGGAGTGAAACCAACACCTTAG